A portion of the Burkholderia pseudomultivorans genome contains these proteins:
- a CDS encoding YciI family protein, translating to MRRYYAVFATDKPDMREVRERVRASHRSYLRSAAQHGVFVRLGGPTLAPLCNTMNGTLLVVEADDIDAVMQFVGNDPYVKEGLFSHVEVRPWDWSLGNPEQRV from the coding sequence ATGCGCCGCTATTACGCAGTCTTTGCCACCGACAAGCCGGACATGCGCGAGGTGCGCGAGCGCGTCCGCGCAAGTCATCGTAGCTACCTGAGAAGCGCCGCGCAGCACGGCGTGTTCGTGCGGCTCGGCGGCCCCACGCTCGCGCCGCTCTGCAACACGATGAACGGCACGCTGCTGGTCGTCGAGGCCGACGATATCGACGCGGTCATGCAGTTCGTCGGGAACGATCCGTATGTGAAGGAGGGATTGTTCTCGCATGTCGAGGTGCGTCCGTGGGACTGGAGCCTCGGCAATCCC